TTGGCGTTCTTGTTTGGTTTGAGAGAATAATGCACGTCACGCATAGCCTTCTCCACAAGGGTGACCGGGTAAGACCTTTTGGTTTCGGGATTGACGCATCGGTCAGCGACTAACGTAGCAATGTCGCGGAACGTGGCCTCCTGTTGTGTGTGCCTTTCTTTTTCCGAGACTTGCAGCTCACCTTTGCTGAGCACCTGCAGAAAACGATGGTTGTAGAAGGGACACTCTTTCTGGAACTCACTGTACGAGTACTTCGAGGCAAACTTTAGAGGCATCATCAGTGCCGAAGCACTTTATTAGGTCCTCTTTCTTCGCTGCTTGCCCTTTAGACACATTGGTGTACACAGTGTGAGTCTGCAGAACTTCATCTATATCCTTCTCCCTGAAAGAAGGCCAGAAAATTATGCCAGAGGCTGATGACACAACTTCAGTAAGGTAAACAAATGACATAACAGTAATGTCACCATAAATGTCCAAATACAATTCCCAAATTGGGGGAGGGCAATGTTTCCTCCCTGCTTGTATGCACTATAACAGCGTTCCCAGTCTCTCACATGCAATATGACGCATTTGCGTACCACTAACATACACAAGCGGCACAAATAAAGACAGCACACATGGACCTATAGGTGTCCACTGTGCTTCACCTAGAAATGGGCAAACTTGACAGTGAAGAAGTGTGGGCTGGATGGTTGATATTTAGAAAGTTCATGGTGCAAAGAAGCAAGTTCGTCTTTGTTTCGCTTCGTTGTGCCATCAAGTCAGTAGGTATCAGCCAACCAGTCGATACTTCTCAAATGTTGACACATGCACGTCCACGCATGTTGTTGCGTTTGTACTGTCATCATGTGTCCTTTGAGTTTTAATGTTGTTAAGCGTAAATCACAAAGGTCTTATTTTGTTGTCACCACAGCCACGTAAATTCTGGTGCCAAAGTGAGCTTGCTAACAATTTGCATTTTTTAGGACAGTCTAGGCCGGCAGTGTTCTGAAAGCAGGAAGATTCCACGAAACTCGGATCAGGAAATTTTGTTCTCCAGCACGCTACGACACGTTTGAACAAGCCGCGTGACGAAGGGTCTTATGTGGGAGAGGGACCAATGGAGTTGCGTCACAGGCAataggggaaagagggaaatgggaagctgcgcagacagttgacctacttgcatagcgtactGCAAACCTTCCAGTCCTTTCTTTTCACGACACACCTCTTATTCAAGATTGATGACACATTTTACGTACCTCGTTTTCGCTTCCACCTTCAAAAAATTTGGTGACGCAATATTCACTGTCACTATTTCTAGCCTGTATATTACTTACTGGTTGATCCGGAACTTACACTTTATTCCGCCAAGCCACCACTTTATTTTTGTAGCAGGCTACTTCAAACCTTTTGCCACCTTTCTTCATTCTCACGACTGCGACGTTCGTCAGTCGAATCTGATTCGTTGGCGTGAATATCGACATATTCGAGCAAAAGCACCTGCTGGTTTACACGTATACCACGTTTCTTTTGCGAACAAGGGAAGTTGATGATAAAAACCTTAGGAATACTTATAATCTTGTAACATCACACATCCTCGCACACTGCACACCAGCGAACATTTGCAATACGCAGCGGCTGTTTTTGTCGGCGGCGGCATTTAGCACTTTCTGAGTCGGCGGAAGCGGCCAGTGTTACCAGCGGAGCAAACAATTTGAAGCTAATATGGAAAAGGCGTCCAATTTAATATACTCTGCATCTGCAACCAGTGACGTCCTTTGGAGGTTGGAGAAGCTTGTGTCAGAAGAACGTGAAAGATCATACAAGTTTTActtggatttttttttcccctttataAATTTAGAATTTTACACCATGACCAATTTGCCCTAAAGTGCCTCTAATGTAGAACTGGATGTCCTGTCCTCATTTGTGCTGCTATGTTCTTGTTAGCATCCATTCTACGTTGCCTCAGTCTCATTATAAGCTATACTGATTGCTAATGACAGCTAGTACAGGTAAAAACTAATGAATGCCAACTCTGATATTCTGTTATAAAATTTATATGGATGGATGACTATCACTTCAATGGTCCACCATTTTCACTTGTCAAAGAGGACAAGAGGCTCGATGCAAGACGCTCATAATCTTTGCTGGACCACAGGTCATTTGCTCTACAGCTCCAGCTtagaatagacgagttcagaaaatcccagagtgcttagcgccgctttgaactgtgggagtttactaatacgaaataaacgggtggcctccaagcTGTTCCGATTCCCCCccaccggtccattgtccacgacctgtcaaggtcagcgaaagcggaatgtgaaggattattctttgTTACCCTGCTCAGAAAgcgcccagaatgcaatgcgtgcgcaaagagcaccgggattttctgaacttgtCTATTCTCATATGGGAGCAACAATATGCATGTGGGGTACGAAAGCACAAACATGCAACTGAAAGAAATTCACACACCAACCTCACTTCTTATCCTTTGTTCTGTTCTCACCGAAATGTAACTCATTTTAAATGATCATACATATCGTACATTGTATGCATACGTACATATTGTCCTCCAGCGTTGTTTTCACTCTCTCAGTATGTCTCAATAGTATTTACATATGGAAGCACCATTTAATGTGATAGTTGACCCGCATCGTGACACCATCACAAATATTTCTGAAGTTCTCAAAGTAGAGCATCAGATGCTCTACCACTGGTTTCACTTTTAGTTCTGCAATGTCGTTCCTTCAAGGAAGCACGAAGCTTTTCAAGGAAGTCATCGTACAGTCTGTCTCGTTTCCAGCCTTCGTGAAACCTGCTGTGGATCGTCTTATTGAAGAAGATGGCTTTTTCCACTCTCACTATCTCCTGGTACAAGTGGTCACACTTGCAAC
This sequence is a window from Ornithodoros turicata isolate Travis chromosome 10, ASM3712646v1, whole genome shotgun sequence. Protein-coding genes within it:
- the LOC135370881 gene encoding ribosome maturation protein SBDS-like yields the protein MSIFTPTNQIRLTNVAVVRMKKGGKRFEVACYKNKVVAWRNKVEKDIDEVLQTHTVYTNVSKGQAAKKEDLIKCFGTDDASKVCLEVLSKGELQVSEKERHTQQEATFRDIATLVADRCVNPETKRSYPVTLVEKAMRDVHYSLKPNKNAKQQCLEVIRMLKEVMPLERCQMRLRILVPQGKTVVRPRIQALSSGIEMDKVHQESGDLEMVFLTDPGNFRVVDELVRKESRGRGHLEVLSLKEVEEGDQLLQ